The genomic interval ACTCGATGTGTGCCTAGATCTAGGCCTAGAGCAGTAGCAAATATAAGGAGGATTGATGAAGGAACGGACAGACATCGCAGAACCCTTGAAAACAATGGAAAGGAACAGATGCCAAGGAGTGACGTGGTCATGCAAACTGAATCTCGGAGGAAGAGGAGACGCAGCCGTTCTCCATCGAAGAGGAGACGCAGCCGTTCGTCTTCGAAGAGGAGACGCAGCCGTTCGTCATCGTCTACCGATGACTCATTGCCAGCCAAGAGAAGAAGATCAAAGGTACGTCGTACGGAAACATCTGAAACGTCTGAGATGTTAGATAAatttttaagtatattagACCGATTCAAAGGTTCTGACAAACCCAAACTGGCTTTTGGCTCTAATAATGTTATACCAGAATTTGATCCCATGTCTAAAGAACAAAGCATGCTAACGTGGTTAACTAAAGTAGAAGAGTGTGCCCAGATATATGGTTGGGATGACAAAGAGATAATTCATTATTCATTACCTAAATTGACTGGAGTCGCAAAGACATGGTATCAAGGTCTGCCTACTTTAATGTTTACATGGTCAGAATGGAAAAAAAAGTTGATTGAATCTTTTCCTTGCCGTGAGGACTATGCAGAACTTTTGACGGAGATGTTGGCCAAGAGAGTAAAATATGGGGAATCTCTGGAGCACTATTATTATGCAAAAACAAATCTGCTCAATCGCTGTAAAATATCAGGGAGACAAGCTGTAGATTGCCTTTTGTATGGGATTGAAGACCGCGCCGTAAAAGTTGGCGCTCAGGCAGCACAGTTTAGTGAGCCTGAGCAAgttcttaaatattttaggacAGTGAAAGTTGGTCCCAACCGTGAGCCTGGTACTGAAAAACTCAACGAACGTAGGTTCTTATCCACCAAGCCGAATGCGACTAGACCCAATGGCGTCAACAACAGTATACGCTGTTTTAATTGTGGCGAGGTTGGACACCCTAGTTTTAGGTGTAATAAAACTCTAATCAAATGTACTAATTGCGAGAAACTAGGGCATCGGGCAGCCGATTGCTACaggaatataaataaatctaataaCGAACAAAATAAATCTCAGATTCAGGGTacagaaaaaaatgaaaaacaagtttctgaagtaACCACTGATAAAGCCCCTGATGCTAAttctaaatacatatttacaattaAAGTAAATGACTTACCTGTCACTTGTCATGTGGATTTAGGAAGTCAGTGTTCATTGATTAGGGCAAGTAACGCTAAGTCTATGGGCTTAAAAATTGCTTGTAGGGATAATTTACCTGTACTGCGCGGAATTGGAGCTAACCTAGTGCACCCGCTTGGTTTATCAGTAGCTATGGTAGAAGTTCAGGGCTTAAAGGAAATTATTGATATGTACGTAGTAGAGGACTATGTCTTGACTCACCCAGTCTTACTAGGTCACACTTTTACGGAAAGACCTGATATCCTAATCACAAAGACCccaaatgaaataatatttcaaagGATGAATCAAATTAAAGTTCCTCTTAGAGCTGCTAAAACCATCACTATTCCAAGTAACACATTACGAGCAGTTGAAGTATCCACAGATATACAAGGAACCTATTGCGCTTGCGTCCATGGCTCCATGAGAGGGTGTAGCGGTGCggaatattatttactgccaGGGATGTACAACATTGGGAACGGACGCGGGGTGCTTTTGATTTACAATGTCTCACCTAAATCAATTAGCGTTGAAGAAGGCACTTTACTAACGCGAGCTTTGCAGAAACACAACGTCTTACCTGAAAGCACTCTAAGTTCCTGCAGCGTAGTATTTGATGATTCCAAGATTACAGATGAGATACACTGCAACGTTAAACTATCAAAGGATGAAAATACTGAGCTACGatcattattatcaaaataCTCTGATTGCTTTAGTAGTGGTCTCAAGGATCTTGGTTTCACAAACGTCACCGAGATGGTAATAGAATTGCAGGACTCCGAACCAGTCGTTTACCGCCCATACCGCATGTCACATGCTGAAAGATCTCTGGTAAGGGATATGGTCAAAGAGATGGCGGATGGCGGCATCATCAGAGAGTCTTCATCTCCATACGCAAGTCCTATAGTTTTGGTCCAAAAGAAAACAGGTGAGAAACGGTTATGTATAGATTACCGTGCATTGAACAGGAAGACCAAAAAGGAACACTACCCTCTACCTAGAGTTGAAGACCAGCTGGATCTACTTGCAGGTAACACTCTGTTCACCTCACTAGACTTAGCATCTGGCTACTACCAGATCCCTATCGCTGAAGACAGTCGTGATTTTACTGCTTTTGTCACACCAGACGGGCAGTACGCATTCAATCGCATGCCCTTTGGCCTTGTAAACGCTCCATCAGTTTTCCAGCGAACCATCaacaaaatacttaatgaTGCAAAGGTGAAGTATGCTCTTATATATATGGATGATGTGCTGATACCATCAAAAGACTTTTCTGAGGGGATGCAACGACTTGAAGAAGTTTTGCAGCTTCTCAAAAATGGAGGACTGACACTAAAGCTGAGTAAGTGTAATTTCTTCTTAGAATCTATAGATTTTCTGGGATTTGAGGTAAGCTCTAACGGAATCCGTCCAGGTAGCCGAAAAACTGATGCTGTATCCAAATTCCCAACACCCAGAAACCAGCACGAACTACGTCAGTTCTTGGGTCTGTCGGGATTCTTCAGACGTTTTATCAAAGGGTATGCTACAATTACTTCCCCACTGACAGATCTCCTCAAGAAAGACAAGACGTGGGCTTGGGGCACGGTTCAGGACGAAGCTTTTGCAAGAGTGAAGGAGATGCTTGTCGATAGACCTGTTCTAGCTCTGTATGATCCGAAAGCCGATACAGAACTGCACACAGACGCCAGTAAGGTAGGTTTAGCCGGTATACTTATGCAGCGCAACAGTGATGGTGTCATGCAGCCAGTATCCTACTTTAGTCGGAAGACTACTATCGACGAAGGTAAAATGCATTCTTACGAATTGGAAACCTTAGCAGTGATCGCTTCACTAAACCGGTTCAGAGTTTATCTTGTAGGAATCGTATTTAAAATCTTGACAGATTGCAATGCTCTGAGGTCTACCCTTACCAAACGAGATCTAATCCCCCGCATCGCTCGCTGGTGGGTCCAGTTGCAAGAATATGATTGCACGATCGAGTATCGACCGGGTGTACGGATGTCCCATGCTGACGCATTGAGCAGAAACCCAATCGACGACCAATCAAGTGAGTCGCATGTGTTAGACATCTTGCCGGTGCAACAGTTAGATCAGACTAATCGAGACTGGATTGCGACGGTCCAAAGTGCCGACGATGAAGTAAAAAAGGTAAGAGACATTTTGTCTGATCCTAGCACTGGTCAGGCTATAGATGTacacaaaaattataaacttaaaaatggCTGTGTGTATCGAGTGGTTGGGGACTCCATTAAGTGGTTGGTACCAAAAGGAGTACGTTGGCAGATTTTAAAGAAGAACCATGATGACGTAGGTCATTACGGATTCGAAAAGACGCTGCAACGTATCCAGGAACATTATTGGTTCCCCAAAATGCGGCGctttataaaaaagtatgttTCCTCTTGTCTAGAGTGTGCCCACCACAAAACACCGGGAGGGAAACGCGAAGGAGAGCTTCATCCCATCGAGAAGGTAAGCATTCCCTTTCATACAGTTCATGCAGACCACCTGGGACCTTTTGTGAAAAGCAAAAAAGGGAACTGTTACCTTCTGGTCCTAGTCGATGGCTTCAcaaagtttgtaaatataaatccAGTAAAAAACACCAAGTCAGTCACAACAGTGCGAGTCTTGAAAGAACATGTGAGTTATTTCGGCGTGCCAACTCGACTCATCACAGACAAGGGCTCCAGCTTCACAAGTAAGGtattcaaagattttattacctCATCTGGCATTAAACATATCGTAAATGCAGTTGCCACTCCTAGAGCCAATGGGCAAGTCGAGAGGTTCAATAGGACTATCCTGGATGCACTCTCAGCATCAGGCCATGGCGGTGACGACAAATCTTGGGACGATCACATACCCGATATACAGGTCGGTATTAATACCACCAAGCACAAAACCACACAAAAATCCCCGTCGGAATTACTTTTTGGGTTTAACATAACCAGCAGGACGGAAGGGATATTAAATACGGTAATAAATGATACCCTCAATCAAACTCCCGTAGATGAGTTGCAGGACTTGAGAGATGAAGCTAGCGCAAAAATTTGTGAGCAACAAAACAAAGATAGGCTAAACTTTAACAAAAAACGAAAACCCGCGAGACAATATAAAGAAGGAGATCTGGTACGCGTAGAAAGACAGGTCCCACATGATGGAAAATCCCAAAAACTCGTTGTAAAATATCAAGGACCTTATCGCATAATGAAAGTGCTCCCTAACGATAGATTCTTGGTTGAGGATACCCCGCTCACACGTAAAAATACAAGGTATGAGGCAATTGTCTCGATTGATAAAATACATCCTTGGCTTAACTTCTCCAGAGATTATGAATCTGATGAACCCAGCACAGTTTCTAGCGAAAGCGAATAGCCACAGTGTTTGTTATGTGCTATTCATAGATAAATGTATAGTGTGTATAATTTTTGCTGTGCATAAAATGTAAAGCATGTTAAGAATAAgagaacatattattatgtaaaatataatttttgtttaaagtAATCTTAATTAATagtattattacttatatttgttGTTTAAATCCTTAGtcttttgatttaaaattaaaaatattataggaacatatttaaaaataatattttattataatgtttgaAAGTTTTCCCTATATTATCCTAAGATGGGTTAAAATTGTCacttaattttctttcttaaatattaaagCGAAGGGACTCGCTCTTTACTAGGATGGCAGAGCTGtaaggtatattataataattgatatttaataaatatgatttttcaaTTATTGAGTTAGTTAAATGCTAAGAATATTGTTAAAtagcattttaataaatatttcactgTATGCCAAgcataaatattgttataaattgttttgtataattCTAGCGGATTTCcgtaataatttaaatcagaAGTAGCTTGATTGTTGTTAATTTGATTAGATAgctatttcttttattttgccgGATTTccggaaaataattttaagcgGAAGTATGATTTTGTTGTTAATCTgattaaatgtatttcttaaatttataaagGATATCCGGTATTTCACACAATTTTATTCAAGCGGAAGTATGATTTAGTTTGACGTTTGTCAACTTGACTcgcatttaattatttaagccGGACATCCTCTTATAAGTTTAGTTGCTTTATAAACTAGAAGTAAGACAGCCACATTTCCACTCCGTTGGGAACGCTTGGCGAGATAACTTGGTTAATACAAAGTGAAATACGAATTATAAgttgtgtattatttatacaccCTGACCACCCCCAATATTTGGACGGAGGCCTcacccaaagcacgccactggatgtgaTGTGGATGTGTGGCTTTCGTACGTAGAGTGTCGGTGTCGATAACAAATCTAGAGCTAGGCATTTAAGATATTACAAAAGTAGTTTACTGCCGAAATGTGGTGAATGTGGGTGTCATTATGATctacttttgttctacaactttataaaactcctagagtcaccccctttcggcttagtctACCACTTTTGTAACATTCTGTAGACTAGGGTTTGGTCCAACGTCTGTGGGTTTATCACCGTGGTGAATGGATTGTATTGCCAGTAAAAATAGCGTCAATCGCCACTGTCACCGATGTCACTACATGTTTCGATGTTTCGTTGCACTCTACTGTTCATAGGTAAAATGCACACTGACAcgattataaattaaaaaaaacatgcacaACTTGTCGTGTCTAGGTAGGAACGTAATAGAAAATGATGAACTCACCTCTTCTTCATCGTCCACAGAAGAAGACACGCGAGGTTGTGGTAGCGGCATCTGTATTATCTGTAATGAATAGTTAATGTTATGACCAATGTTAAAGGGGTCGCACATAATTCTCTACCTCAGAGGTACACAGTAACAAGTCTCAGTGGGCTTATATTGTCTACCGCTGCTGAGGTACCTACAGAATTCTGTCCGAACGCAGCAGAAAAGTACCTAAACCTACGTTTGTACTTAAAATGAAAGATTGCCTATTATTGCTTATTACGGGTCGCAGGCGTCGCAGCGGGCCGCTTTgagttataaaatacatacggGCAACTACCTAATATGCGtggatttataaatatacgtaTAGTCTGGGGTAAACAAATCCGACCTCTCAGAGTGACAATGCTACATGAGAGAGGCGAGGTTTCTTTGCACCTTTCTCATGACATCCAGAGGTCAAACTGTGTACTCTCAGGCTAGTTAAGTAGCCATCTATTCTCGGAACCCAGATGCCAGGTTAACTGGCCCGGGTTCTAATGGAATTCACTTCTTTAAATAAGCAGCTATCAGCACTTATTATCAACCTGCTCATGTATCGGTGTCTCCGGGCGGGAAGGCAGCAGTAACTCTGTGGAGCGCGCATCAGCACCAGGTTCCACTGGCGGCGAGGTTATGAACACCTGCAATGTTGGAGGAAAATTTGAGATTGGGTATAGTGGGTATTTTTAAGATAATTAAGGATGATTTTGACTTTAGGTACAATGGTAAACTTGGTAATTTTTATTGACAAATatcgtatgtaggtataataggtAGAGTAGTTTAGAATGACCCCTAagtcaccctctttcggcttattatatatacaagtaagtacctcctcatcattatcatcgtcatcatcatcagcccctTCAGCCTGCGACTCGGTGGCGCTCCCGCACACGATAGAGCTGTCCGCTTCAGCACCGTAGTCGGGGAACACTCGCGACagcattacataataatagatTGTTGatagaaaagaaagaaaataaagaaacaaaagaaggaaaaaaataagattCAACTGTAAAGAAAGGTTTTCGTAAGTCTCTTCTCACCTCCTCATCAttatcatcgtcatcatcatcagcgcCCTCCGCCTGCGACTCGGTGGCGCTCCCGCACACGATGGAGCTGTCCCCCTCGGGACCGTAGTCGGGAGAACACTCGCGGCAGcggtacggtcatgtgcagagaaacctgacccccctctcatagtaacaatgcttctgagaggggtcagatttctctGCATTACTCTCTacataactatttatttatttatgattattatactctacataactacatacttacctaatagatTGTTGatagaaaaatatgaataaaagcaaaaaaaaagaaacaaaaaagtaAATGGAAAAAAAGTAAGTTAATAATTATCCTCTCAcctcctcatcatcatcatcgtcatcatcatcagcgcCCTCAGCCTGCGACTCGGTGGCGCTCCCGCACACGATGGAGCTG from Plutella xylostella chromosome 2, ilPluXylo3.1, whole genome shotgun sequence carries:
- the LOC105389911 gene encoding uncharacterized protein LOC105389911, producing MYRCRECSPDYGPEGDSSIVCGSATESQAEGADDDDDDDDEEVFITSPPVEPGADARSTELLLPSRPETPIHEQIIQMPLPQPRVSSSVDDEEEEQVMLELAAGAPLLLDHLMRTPLTCAVM